A single window of Ferrimonas balearica DSM 9799 DNA harbors:
- a CDS encoding acyl-CoA dehydrogenase family protein, whose translation MHYKAPVHEMQFLLDNVFQAGDLWQTMPELAEMVDMDTAMAILDEGARITHELVAPLNRSGDEEGVGFANGVVTTPKGYKEAYATFAESGWVGLGGEPEFGGMGMPKMLGVLFDEMCYGASNAFALYSSLTAGAALCIASHGSDELKQRYLPMLYSGQWSGAMDMTEPQAGSDLRHIRTKAVPQEDGSYRVSGTKIFITGGDHDLTENVIHLVLAKLPDAPGGSRGLSLFLVPKFEVADDGSVGGPNGVECGSVEHKMGIKASATCVINFNDAKGYLVGQVNRGLAAMFTMMNYERLSIGIQGLGCAEAGYQMARDYALERKQGQGSGQGLGNGADPIIVHGDVRRMLMQIAAMTEAGRALAVLTGQSLDKQKHLKDAQADDLVGLLVPLAKAFFTDTGLESSVAAQQVFGGHGYVRETGVEQLVRDVRIAQIYEGTNGIQALDLLGRKVLPRDAAMLKTLIAMVEADLAETGAEWADQAQLVRQAFGQLLDAAGEFRSRERMGDAVNAAAVDYLHAMGYATYGYLWLKMVNAAERDQASLDGAFVTRKQAIAKFYFARLFPRFHAHLASARASEQAVMALSVDQF comes from the coding sequence ATGCACTACAAGGCCCCCGTCCACGAAATGCAGTTTCTGTTGGACAACGTGTTTCAGGCTGGCGACCTGTGGCAAACCATGCCTGAGCTGGCTGAAATGGTCGATATGGACACCGCCATGGCCATCCTGGATGAGGGCGCGCGCATCACCCATGAGCTGGTGGCCCCGCTGAATCGTTCTGGTGACGAAGAAGGCGTGGGATTTGCCAACGGGGTGGTGACCACGCCCAAGGGATACAAAGAGGCTTACGCCACCTTTGCTGAGTCTGGCTGGGTTGGGCTTGGGGGCGAACCGGAATTTGGTGGCATGGGCATGCCCAAGATGCTGGGTGTGCTGTTTGACGAGATGTGTTACGGCGCTTCTAACGCGTTTGCGCTGTACAGCTCACTGACCGCAGGCGCCGCGCTGTGCATCGCCAGTCATGGCTCCGACGAACTGAAGCAGCGTTACCTGCCGATGCTCTACAGTGGCCAATGGAGCGGCGCCATGGACATGACGGAACCGCAGGCTGGCTCCGATCTGCGCCATATCCGCACCAAGGCGGTACCCCAGGAGGATGGCAGCTACCGGGTGTCCGGCACCAAGATCTTCATCACCGGCGGTGACCATGACCTGACTGAAAACGTCATCCACCTGGTCTTGGCTAAGTTGCCGGACGCCCCGGGCGGTTCGCGCGGCCTGAGCCTGTTCTTGGTGCCCAAATTTGAAGTCGCTGATGATGGCAGCGTCGGCGGCCCGAATGGCGTTGAGTGTGGCTCAGTTGAGCACAAGATGGGTATCAAGGCTTCTGCCACCTGTGTGATCAATTTCAATGACGCCAAGGGTTATCTGGTCGGTCAGGTCAACCGCGGACTGGCGGCGATGTTCACCATGATGAACTACGAACGTCTCTCCATTGGCATCCAGGGCTTGGGCTGTGCCGAAGCCGGCTACCAGATGGCTCGTGATTACGCTCTGGAGCGCAAGCAGGGGCAGGGCAGCGGTCAGGGGCTCGGCAACGGCGCTGACCCCATCATCGTCCACGGTGATGTGCGTCGTATGCTGATGCAGATTGCGGCAATGACGGAAGCCGGACGAGCGCTTGCGGTACTGACCGGGCAAAGCCTGGACAAGCAGAAGCACCTCAAGGACGCCCAGGCGGATGATCTGGTGGGTTTGTTGGTGCCGTTGGCCAAGGCGTTCTTCACTGATACCGGCCTGGAGAGTTCCGTCGCGGCGCAGCAGGTGTTTGGTGGTCACGGTTATGTTCGGGAAACGGGGGTAGAGCAGCTGGTACGCGATGTTCGTATTGCTCAGATCTACGAAGGCACCAATGGCATTCAGGCGCTCGACCTGCTGGGTCGGAAAGTGCTGCCCCGTGACGCGGCGATGCTGAAAACGCTGATCGCCATGGTTGAAGCGGATCTGGCCGAGACCGGTGCCGAGTGGGCAGACCAGGCACAACTGGTGCGTCAGGCGTTCGGGCAGTTATTGGACGCCGCTGGTGAATTCCGCTCCCGCGAGCGCATGGGCGATGCCGTTAATGCTGCCGCCGTCGATTACCTGCACGCAATGGGGTATGCCACCTACGGTTACCTGTGGCTGAAAATGGTCAACGCGGCTGAGCGCGATCAAGCCAGTCTGGATGGGGCCTTCGTGACCCGGAAACAGGCGATTGCCAAGTTCTACTTTGCCCGTCTTTTCCCGCGCTTCCACGCGCACCTGGCCTCGGCCCGCGCCTCTGAACAGGCGGTTATGGCACTGTCGGTTGATCAGTTCTAA
- a CDS encoding SDR family oxidoreductase: MSFQDKRVLVVGGTSGLNLGIALGFAEEGAEVAVASRDAAKVDKAKAALLQAGAKAVYGFQVDVRDPDTVSAMYQALSQHWASIDILVSGAAGNFPAPAAKLSPNGFKAVAEIDLHGAFHVAHFGYPMLTRPGGHLIHISAPQAYQPLPMQAHVCAAKAGVDMLTRTLAMEWGREGIRVNSLVPGPIANTEGMDRLAPGEELQAKVAATVPLARLGQWQDMANAAKLLSSPLASYITGVVLPVDGGWSLGGVSLAMSHLTQSLNKSG, translated from the coding sequence ATGAGTTTTCAGGATAAACGGGTACTGGTGGTCGGAGGCACATCCGGCCTTAATCTTGGCATCGCCCTGGGTTTCGCCGAAGAGGGAGCCGAAGTCGCCGTCGCCAGCCGTGACGCCGCTAAGGTAGATAAGGCCAAGGCTGCACTTTTGCAGGCCGGCGCCAAAGCGGTGTATGGCTTTCAGGTTGATGTCCGTGACCCGGACACAGTATCCGCGATGTACCAGGCCCTTTCACAGCATTGGGCCAGCATCGACATTCTGGTCAGCGGGGCTGCGGGCAATTTCCCGGCACCCGCAGCCAAGCTCTCCCCTAATGGATTTAAAGCCGTGGCGGAAATTGACCTCCACGGCGCCTTCCACGTTGCCCACTTCGGTTATCCGATGTTGACCCGCCCGGGCGGCCACCTTATCCATATCTCTGCACCCCAGGCCTACCAGCCACTGCCGATGCAGGCGCACGTGTGCGCGGCCAAAGCTGGCGTGGATATGCTCACCCGCACTCTGGCGATGGAGTGGGGCAGAGAGGGGATCCGGGTCAACTCTCTGGTGCCTGGCCCGATTGCCAACACAGAAGGGATGGACCGGTTGGCCCCCGGAGAGGAGCTGCAGGCTAAGGTCGCGGCGACGGTTCCGTTGGCCCGATTGGGTCAATGGCAGGATATGGCCAATGCCGCCAAGCTGTTGAGCAGTCCGCTGGCGAGCTACATCACCGGGGTGGTATTGCCCGTGGACGGGGGCTGGTCGTTGGGTGGCGTCAGCCTTGCCATGAGTCACCTGACTCAATCTTTGAACAAAAGCGGCTAA